In one window of Micromonospora cathayae DNA:
- the fdh gene encoding formate dehydrogenase, with protein MGLRTFIEGWPVYRQLTGTDPLGRGAAAQSARSKALTARTETADRVARSVCPYCAVGCGQRVFVKDDQVVQIEGDPDSPISRGRLCPKGSASRSLVTSPLRQTKVRYRRPYGTEWEDLELDTALDMIADRILAARDATWEDVDAQGRPLNRTLGISSLGGATLDNEENYLIKKLFTAMGAIQIENQARIUHSATVPGLGASFGRGGATDFQQDVANADVIVIQGSNMAEAHPVGFQWVMEAKRRGARVFHVDPRFTRTSALADTYLPIRAGTDIALLGGVVRYILENELDFREYVLAYTNAATIVSADFVDAEDGDGFFSGFDPETGSYVQDSWQYAGHEGDSGSGHTAKERDVAAGLQHESHGPRVAGQVQRDETLQHPRCVYQILKRHFARYTPEMVERVCGIPQDRFLELARAWTENSGRERTGCLIYSVGWTQHSVGVQYIRTGAIIQLLLGNVGRPGGGILALRGHASIQGSTDIPTLFNLLPGYLPMPHHADHPTFGEWVGSIAHPGQKGFWGNARAYGASLLKAYWGDAATPENDFCYGYLPRLTGDHGTYQQVLNMIDGKVKGYFLLGQNPAVGSAHGRAQRLGMANLDWLVVRDLFMIESATFWRNGPEVESGEIVPQECRTEVFFLPAASHVEKEGTFTQTQRLLQWREKAVDPPGDCRSELWFFYHLGRRLRERLAGSTKPRDRALLDLTWDYPTHGPEAEPSAEAVLREINGFEVGSGRLLSSFAEAADDGSTAVGCWIYAGVFADGVNQAARRRSRLEQDWVAAEWGWAWPLNRRTLYNRASADPEGRPWSERKKYVWWDAEAGAWTGYDVPDFERTKPPSYRPPEGASGPAGIAGDDAFVMQGDGKGWLYAPSGVLDGPLPTHFEPAESPVRNALYGQQGNPTRKVYRHPVNSVNPSPPQAHAEVFPFVFTVSRLTEHHTAGGMSRTVGPLAELQPELFVEVSPELAAQRGLVHLGWAHLVSGRAVVEARVLVTDRLVPLRVEGRVVHQVWLPYHFGSEGLVTGDSANDLFGITLDPNVLIQESKIGTCDVVAGRRPRGVALRELVADYRRRAGMVDGGGVPPIVTSEGTGDGDV; from the coding sequence CGGACGTTCATCGAAGGTTGGCCGGTCTACCGGCAGCTCACCGGCACCGATCCGCTCGGCCGGGGAGCGGCGGCGCAGTCCGCCCGTTCGAAGGCGTTGACCGCCCGTACCGAGACCGCCGACCGGGTGGCCCGCTCGGTCTGCCCGTACTGCGCGGTCGGGTGCGGGCAGCGGGTGTTCGTCAAGGACGACCAGGTCGTCCAGATCGAGGGGGATCCGGACAGCCCGATCTCCCGGGGGCGGCTCTGCCCGAAGGGCTCGGCGAGCAGGTCGCTGGTGACCAGTCCGCTGCGGCAGACGAAGGTCCGTTACCGGCGGCCGTACGGCACCGAGTGGGAGGACCTGGAGCTCGACACGGCGCTCGACATGATCGCCGACCGGATTCTCGCGGCACGTGACGCCACCTGGGAGGACGTCGACGCGCAGGGGCGTCCGTTGAACCGGACGCTGGGCATCTCGAGTCTTGGTGGGGCGACCCTCGACAACGAGGAGAACTACCTCATCAAGAAGTTGTTCACCGCGATGGGCGCGATCCAGATCGAGAACCAGGCCCGTATTTGACACTCCGCCACCGTCCCCGGTCTGGGGGCCAGCTTCGGTCGCGGTGGTGCGACGGACTTCCAGCAGGACGTCGCCAACGCTGACGTCATCGTCATCCAGGGCTCGAACATGGCCGAGGCCCACCCGGTCGGCTTCCAGTGGGTGATGGAGGCGAAGCGGCGTGGCGCCCGGGTGTTCCACGTCGATCCCCGGTTCACCCGGACCAGCGCGTTGGCGGACACGTACCTGCCGATCCGGGCGGGTACCGACATCGCGCTGCTGGGTGGGGTGGTCCGGTACATCCTGGAGAACGAGCTGGACTTCCGGGAGTACGTGCTGGCGTACACGAACGCGGCGACCATCGTCAGTGCGGACTTCGTCGACGCCGAGGACGGGGACGGGTTCTTCTCCGGGTTCGATCCGGAGACCGGCAGTTACGTGCAGGACAGCTGGCAGTACGCGGGGCACGAGGGCGATTCGGGCAGTGGGCACACGGCGAAGGAGCGGGACGTCGCGGCCGGGTTGCAGCACGAGTCGCACGGGCCGCGGGTGGCCGGTCAGGTGCAGCGGGACGAGACGTTGCAGCATCCGCGCTGCGTGTACCAGATCCTGAAGCGGCATTTCGCGCGGTACACGCCGGAGATGGTGGAGCGGGTCTGCGGGATTCCGCAGGACAGGTTCCTGGAGTTGGCGCGGGCCTGGACGGAGAACTCGGGTCGGGAGCGGACCGGGTGCCTGATCTATTCGGTGGGGTGGACGCAGCACAGCGTGGGGGTGCAGTACATCCGGACGGGGGCGATCATCCAGTTGCTGTTGGGCAACGTGGGTCGTCCGGGTGGGGGGATCCTGGCGTTGCGGGGGCACGCGAGTATCCAGGGGTCGACGGACATTCCGACGTTGTTCAATCTGCTGCCGGGGTATCTGCCGATGCCGCACCACGCGGACCATCCGACGTTCGGCGAGTGGGTGGGGAGCATCGCGCATCCGGGGCAGAAGGGGTTTTGGGGTAACGCGCGGGCGTACGGGGCGAGTCTGTTGAAGGCGTACTGGGGGGATGCGGCGACGCCGGAGAACGACTTCTGTTACGGGTACCTGCCCCGGCTGACTGGTGATCATGGTACGTACCAGCAGGTGTTGAACATGATCGACGGGAAGGTGAAGGGGTACTTCCTGTTGGGTCAGAACCCGGCGGTGGGGTCGGCGCACGGTCGGGCGCAGCGGTTGGGGATGGCGAACCTGGACTGGTTGGTGGTCCGGGACCTGTTCATGATCGAGAGTGCGACGTTCTGGCGGAACGGGCCGGAGGTGGAGTCCGGGGAGATCGTGCCGCAGGAGTGTCGGACGGAGGTGTTCTTCCTGCCGGCGGCGTCGCATGTGGAGAAGGAGGGCACGTTCACCCAGACGCAGCGGTTGTTGCAGTGGCGGGAGAAGGCGGTGGATCCGCCGGGTGACTGTCGGTCGGAGTTGTGGTTCTTCTATCACCTGGGGCGGCGGCTGCGGGAGCGGCTGGCGGGTTCGACGAAGCCCCGGGACCGGGCGTTGTTGGATCTGACCTGGGATTATCCGACGCATGGTCCGGAGGCGGAGCCGAGTGCGGAGGCGGTGCTGCGGGAGATCAACGGGTTCGAGGTGGGGTCGGGCCGGTTGTTGTCGTCGTTCGCGGAGGCGGCCGATGACGGGTCGACGGCGGTGGGATGTTGGATCTATGCGGGGGTGTTCGCCGACGGGGTGAACCAGGCGGCGCGGCGGCGGTCGCGGTTGGAGCAGGACTGGGTGGCGGCGGAGTGGGGTTGGGCGTGGCCGTTGAACCGGCGCACGTTGTACAACCGGGCGTCGGCCGATCCGGAGGGCCGGCCGTGGAGCGAGCGCAAGAAGTACGTGTGGTGGGATGCCGAGGCTGGTGCGTGGACCGGGTACGACGTGCCGGATTTCGAGCGGACGAAGCCGCCGTCGTATCGGCCGCCGGAGGGGGCGTCGGGTCCGGCGGGGATCGCGGGTGACGACGCGTTCGTGATGCAGGGTGACGGCAAGGGTTGGTTGTATGCGCCGAGTGGGGTGTTGGACGGGCCGTTGCCGACGCATTTCGAGCCGGCGGAGTCGCCGGTGCGTAACGCGTTGTACGGGCAGCAGGGTAATCCGACGCGGAAGGTGTACCGGCATCCGGTGAACTCGGTGAATCCGTCGCCGCCGCAGGCGCATGCGGAGGTGTTTCCGTTCGTGTTCACGGTGTCGCGGTTGACGGAGCATCACACGGCGGGTGGGATGTCGCGGACGGTGGGGCCGTTGGCGGAGTTGCAGCCGGAGTTGTTCGTGGAGGTGTCGCCGGAGTTGGCGGCGCAGCGGGGTCTGGTGCATCTGGGGTGGGCGCATCTGGTGTCGGGGCGGGCGGTGGTGGAGGCGCGGGTGTTGGTGACGGACCGGTTGGTGCCGTTGCGGGTGGAGGGTCGGGTGGTGCATCAGGTGTGGTTGCCGTATCACTTCGGTTCGGAGGGTCTGGTGACGGGGGATTCGGCGAACGACCTGTTCGGGATCACGTTGGATCCGAATGTGTTGATTCAGGAGAGCAAGATCGGTACGTG